A section of the Pseudomonas flavescens genome encodes:
- the uvrD gene encoding DNA helicase II codes for MQNDLDQRLTSLNPAQHHAVTTPPGHQLVLAGAGSGKTRVLVHRIAFLIQRLDVSPHSILSVTFTNKAAAEMRHRIEEVLGQSPAGMWVGTFHGLAHRLLRAHWREAGLAENFQILDSDDQQRLVKRVIRELGLDEQRWPPKQAQWFINGQKDEGIRPQGIQASGDLFLATMRGIYEAYEAACARAGVIDFAELLLRALDLWRNNAGLLEHYQRRFRHILVDEFQDTNAVQYAWLRILAMGGESLMVVGDDDQSIYGWRGAKIENIQQFDSDFAGAEIIRLEQNYRSTANILNAANALIANNQGRLGKELRTDVGDGELISLYAAFNEHDEARYVVETIEDALRKEGLKRSEIAILYRSNAQSRVLEEALLREKIPYRIYGGQRFFERAEIKNAMAYLRLIHQRGNDAALERVINVPARGIGEKTVETLRQFARANELSMWAALHEAVGTKVIGGRAASALNAFVELVDTLALKVEGMQLHSMAQLVIEQSGLLAYHRDEKGEKAQARVENLEELVSAARAFDSYEGEEGDEEQTPLAAFLGHASLEAGDTQAAENEDSIQLMTLHSAKGLEFPRVFLVGMEEGLFPHKMSLEEPGRLEEERRLAYVGITRAMHNLVISYAETRRLYGNETYNKVSRFVREVPAQLLQEVRLSNSVSRPYGSGSRSMSGSSLFAGSSVPDTPFSLGQHVQHSLFGEGTILNFEGSGPQARVQVNFESEGTKWLMLAYAKLEAL; via the coding sequence ATGCAAAATGACCTCGATCAGCGACTCACATCCCTCAATCCAGCCCAGCACCATGCGGTCACCACACCGCCTGGCCATCAGTTGGTGCTGGCCGGTGCCGGCTCAGGCAAGACGCGCGTGCTGGTGCATCGCATCGCGTTCCTGATCCAGCGGCTGGACGTCTCGCCCCACAGCATCCTGTCGGTGACCTTCACCAACAAGGCCGCCGCCGAGATGCGTCATCGCATCGAAGAAGTGCTTGGGCAGAGCCCGGCCGGCATGTGGGTGGGGACCTTCCACGGTCTCGCGCACCGCCTGCTGCGTGCCCACTGGCGTGAGGCCGGGCTGGCCGAGAACTTCCAGATTCTCGACTCCGACGACCAGCAACGGCTGGTCAAACGGGTGATCCGCGAACTGGGCCTGGATGAGCAGCGCTGGCCGCCGAAACAGGCGCAGTGGTTCATCAACGGGCAGAAGGACGAAGGCATTCGCCCGCAGGGCATCCAGGCCAGCGGCGATCTGTTCCTGGCGACCATGCGCGGCATCTACGAGGCCTATGAAGCAGCCTGCGCCCGCGCCGGGGTCATCGATTTCGCCGAGCTGCTGCTGCGCGCCCTGGATCTGTGGCGCAACAATGCGGGCCTGCTGGAGCATTACCAGCGCCGTTTCCGGCACATTCTGGTGGACGAGTTCCAGGACACCAACGCCGTGCAGTACGCCTGGCTGCGCATCCTCGCCATGGGCGGCGAAAGCCTCATGGTGGTGGGTGACGACGACCAGTCCATCTATGGCTGGCGCGGCGCGAAGATCGAGAACATCCAGCAGTTCGACAGCGATTTCGCCGGTGCCGAGATCATCCGCCTGGAGCAGAACTACCGCTCCACGGCGAACATCCTCAATGCCGCCAACGCGCTGATCGCCAACAATCAGGGGCGCCTGGGCAAGGAGTTGCGCACCGATGTCGGCGACGGTGAACTGATCAGCCTGTACGCCGCCTTCAACGAGCACGACGAAGCCCGCTACGTGGTCGAAACCATCGAGGATGCCTTGCGCAAGGAAGGCCTCAAGCGCAGCGAGATCGCCATTCTCTATCGCTCCAACGCCCAGTCGCGGGTGCTGGAAGAGGCCCTGCTGCGCGAGAAGATTCCCTACCGCATCTACGGTGGCCAGCGCTTCTTCGAACGCGCCGAAATCAAGAACGCCATGGCCTATCTGCGCCTGATCCACCAGCGCGGCAACGACGCGGCACTGGAGCGGGTGATCAACGTACCGGCCCGTGGCATTGGCGAGAAGACGGTGGAAACCCTGCGCCAGTTCGCACGGGCCAACGAGCTGTCGATGTGGGCCGCACTGCACGAGGCGGTGGGTACCAAGGTCATCGGCGGGCGCGCCGCCAGTGCCCTGAATGCCTTCGTCGAACTGGTCGATACCCTGGCCCTGAAGGTCGAGGGCATGCAGCTGCACAGCATGGCGCAGCTGGTCATCGAGCAGTCCGGCCTGCTGGCCTATCACCGCGACGAGAAGGGTGAGAAGGCCCAGGCTCGGGTGGAAAACCTCGAGGAACTGGTCTCCGCCGCTCGCGCCTTCGACTCCTACGAGGGTGAGGAAGGTGACGAGGAGCAGACACCGCTGGCCGCCTTCCTCGGCCACGCCTCGCTGGAAGCCGGCGATACCCAGGCCGCCGAGAACGAAGACAGCATCCAGCTGATGACCCTGCACAGCGCCAAGGGCCTGGAGTTCCCACGGGTATTCCTGGTTGGCATGGAAGAAGGCCTGTTCCCCCACAAGATGAGCCTGGAAGAACCCGGCCGTCTCGAAGAGGAGCGCCGCCTGGCCTATGTCGGCATCACCCGGGCCATGCACAATCTGGTGATCAGCTACGCGGAAACCCGCCGCCTGTACGGCAACGAGACCTACAACAAGGTGTCGCGCTTCGTGCGCGAGGTGCCTGCGCAGTTGCTGCAGGAAGTGCGTCTGTCGAACAGCGTCAGCCGCCCCTACGGCAGCGGCAGCCGCAGCATGAGCGGCAGCAGCCTGTTCGCCGGCAGTTCGGTACCGGACACGCCGTTCAGCCTTGGCCAGCACGTGCAGCATTCGCTGTTCGGCGAAGGCACCATCCTCAACTTCGAGGGTTCGGGGCCCCAGGCACGGGTGCAGGTGAACTTCGAAAGCGAAGGCACCAAGTGGCTGATGCTGGCCTACGCCAAGCTGGAAGCGTTGTAA
- a CDS encoding ShlB/FhaC/HecB family hemolysin secretion/activation protein, producing the protein MAVRKGVVWVGFCLGFFPLLAGAQTPGDQDLIRDRQERLLQQQQQRLQELQQLPGREAPAPAEPAPGDERCFAIEQIEISGASLLSEADRAAILAPFADTCLGVSQLNGLLKAITNHYIDRGYVTTRAYLPQQDLSARTLTITVVEGRLEGLDSSALASDRELAMSFPGEAGEVLDLRELEQLVENLNRLPSRFAKLELVPGQQVGGSRVQLQGERRKPWRASLSRHNDGQLSTGEQQWGIGLDWDSPLGLADQLSLRASRDAVSDSYRHSHSQSLNYSVPYGWWTFSYNYGQSYYRTTADLNGFAVKTDGDYQNHGLRAERVLHRDSVSKTAFSTGLSHVRSNNFLLDNRLDLSSHRLSEWQLGFNHGRRIGTGFVNLDAGWQRGIGAFDAQSNGNPQGDQGVARYNKYTLTLSYLQPFNLWGERFSFDSLATGQKSEDELFSPARISIGGLNSVRAFKDQSLSGNSGGYWRNQLRWTRPVTWEPLQPFVQQYGAALAYDVGVISHDSHNSGASGRMSGHALELSARGEHLAASVTFAHSLERPDAFTEGERPVYFRLDVFF; encoded by the coding sequence ATGGCGGTGCGCAAGGGAGTTGTATGGGTAGGCTTTTGTCTGGGGTTCTTTCCTCTTCTCGCGGGTGCTCAGACGCCGGGTGATCAGGACCTGATCCGCGATCGTCAGGAACGCTTGTTGCAGCAGCAGCAACAGCGCCTGCAGGAGCTGCAACAGCTGCCAGGTCGCGAGGCGCCAGCCCCCGCCGAGCCGGCACCTGGCGATGAACGCTGCTTCGCCATCGAACAGATCGAGATCAGCGGCGCCAGCCTCCTGTCCGAGGCCGACCGCGCGGCGATCCTCGCGCCCTTTGCCGATACCTGCCTGGGCGTCAGCCAGCTCAACGGTCTGCTCAAGGCCATCACCAATCACTACATCGACCGTGGCTACGTCACGACGCGTGCTTACCTGCCGCAGCAGGATCTGTCCGCCCGCACCCTGACGATCACCGTCGTCGAAGGTCGCCTCGAAGGGCTGGACAGCTCGGCCCTGGCCAGTGATCGCGAATTGGCCATGAGTTTCCCGGGTGAGGCTGGCGAGGTGCTCGACCTGCGCGAGCTCGAACAACTGGTCGAAAACCTCAACCGCCTGCCTTCACGTTTCGCCAAGCTGGAGCTGGTGCCAGGCCAGCAGGTCGGTGGCAGCCGCGTGCAGTTGCAGGGCGAACGCCGTAAGCCGTGGCGCGCCAGCCTGTCCCGCCACAATGATGGCCAGCTCAGCACCGGCGAGCAGCAGTGGGGCATCGGCCTGGACTGGGACAGCCCCCTCGGCCTGGCCGACCAGTTGAGCCTGCGCGCGTCGCGCGATGCGGTCAGCGACAGTTACCGGCACTCCCACAGCCAGAGCCTGAACTACAGCGTGCCCTACGGCTGGTGGACGTTCAGCTACAACTACGGGCAGTCCTACTACCGCACCACCGCCGACCTCAACGGGTTCGCCGTGAAAACCGATGGCGACTACCAGAACCATGGGCTGCGTGCCGAGCGTGTGCTGCACCGCGACAGTGTCAGCAAGACCGCCTTCAGCACCGGCCTGAGCCACGTGCGTAGCAACAACTTCCTTCTCGACAATCGGCTCGACCTGTCCAGCCATCGCCTCAGTGAATGGCAGCTGGGCTTCAACCATGGGCGGCGCATCGGCACGGGCTTCGTCAACCTCGACGCCGGTTGGCAGCGCGGCATTGGCGCCTTCGATGCCCAGAGCAATGGCAACCCGCAAGGTGACCAGGGCGTTGCCCGCTACAACAAGTACACCCTGACCCTGAGCTATCTGCAGCCTTTCAATCTCTGGGGGGAACGCTTCAGCTTCGACAGCCTGGCCACCGGGCAAAAGAGCGAAGACGAACTGTTCAGCCCCGCACGCATCAGCATCGGCGGCCTGAACTCGGTACGTGCGTTCAAGGATCAATCACTGTCCGGCAACAGCGGCGGCTACTGGCGCAACCAGTTGCGCTGGACCCGCCCGGTCACCTGGGAGCCGCTGCAGCCCTTCGTGCAGCAGTACGGCGCCGCGCTGGCCTATGACGTCGGCGTGATCAGCCACGACAGCCACAACAGCGGTGCCAGCGGGCGAATGAGCGGCCATGCCCTGGAACTCAGCGCCCGTGGCGAGCACCTGGCCGCGTCGGTGACCTTCGCACATTCCCTGGAGCGCCCCGATGCCTTCACCGAGGGTGAACGGCCGGTGTATTTCCGCCTGGATGTCTTTTTCTGA